Proteins co-encoded in one Dendropsophus ebraccatus isolate aDenEbr1 chromosome 9, aDenEbr1.pat, whole genome shotgun sequence genomic window:
- the LOC138801019 gene encoding uncharacterized protein encodes MREKNQLKKPKLQGDNAGDETNNQCADTDGSDEDTDTTGEETDSEGEETDSDGEETDSGVESDASFDDTDDEDTDTVVKKTQIPRKRPTDLLKTSTTHLKNRTNTLNKQTNTLKTLDDIVKTLDDMLKTLDDMLKTLDDMLKTLDDMLKTLDNL; translated from the coding sequence ATGCGCGAAAAGAATCAACTAAAGAAACCAAAGCTGCAAGGAGACAATGCGGGTGACGAGACAAATAATCAATGTGCAGATACAGACGGGTCTGATGAAGATACAGATACTACAGGTGAAGAAACCGATAGCGAAGGGGAGGAAACGGATAGCGATGGAGAAGAGACAGATTCTGGTGTAGAGAGCGATGCTTCTTTTGATGATACAGATGATGAAGACACGGATACTGTTGTGAAGAAGACACAGATACCAAGGAAGAGACCGACAGATCTGTTAAAGACATCGACCACTCATTTGAAAAATCGTACCAATACCTTGAATAAGCAGACCAATACCTTGAAGACACTGGATGACATAGTAAAGACACTGGACGATATGTTGAAGACACTGGACGATATGTTGAAGACACTGGACGATATGTTGAAGACACTGGACGATATGTTGAAGACCCTGGATAATCTTTGA